CACGCAATCGCCAGTTGGCCGATCGTCAGCCCCGCCTGGGCCGCCACACTCTTGAGCCGCTCGATTTTATCCAGATTGCGGTCAAACAGCGGCGGACGGAAATTCGGGTCCGATACAATCCGATGGTCATCCGGCGGCAATGTCCGCAGGTACTGGGCCGTAAACTTGCCCGTCAGGAGCCCTTTCTGAAGCGGGCTGTAGGCCACGACCCCAATTTTCTTCTTCCCGCAGTACGGCAGAATCTCTTTTTCAATGTCCCGCCTCAGCATACTGTACGGCGGCTGCAGAGACGCCGGCGGGGCAATCTTCGCCAGCCGCTCCAGCAGCGGCACATCGCAGTTGCACACCCCGATATACCGCACCTTGCCCTGCTCAACCAGCCGAACCATCGCCTCCCAACCCTCCTCCACCTGCTCGGCCGGCTGCGGCCAGTGCATCTGATACAAATCAATCACCTCCACCCCCAGCCGCTTCAGACTGGCCTCGCATTCGGCGGCAATACTGTCTGCATC
The window above is part of the Anaerohalosphaeraceae bacterium genome. Proteins encoded here:
- a CDS encoding aldo/keto reductase, giving the protein MKTRRLGQTDLELTVIGLGTWAIGGPWQYGWGPQDDRDSLEAIGEAMECGINWIDTAPIYGCGHSEEMVSRALRSIRPRPFVATKCGLLWNERREKISCLDADSIAAECEASLKRLGVEVIDLYQMHWPQPAEQVEEGWEAMVRLVEQGKVRYIGVCNCDVPLLERLAKIAPPASLQPPYSMLRRDIEKEILPYCGKKKIGVVAYSPLQKGLLTGKFTAQYLRTLPPDDHRIVSDPNFRPPLFDRNLDKIERLKSVAAQAGLTIGQLAIAWVLRRPEITSAIVGARRRGQIRDWVPAADAELPEPLLEEIEKILHA